In Fastidiosipila sp., a genomic segment contains:
- a CDS encoding amidohydrolase family protein → MDWKTIPKIDSHVHVLPEESRQGFIKNLGADCIWAKSELSSYLQEMERNNIRRAILQPTNDPYMYFPARKTNEYLAKILEEYPDRFLAFADINLDGSYILDKTPAELEYAIRELGLHGLKIHPSNLNMDADDLRLVPLLRKAAELKIPVIYHGNPCMTGFHDNCAPDKINKMIKVFPDIQFITAHMGGVKYLDAWSGCTWVDISFVLPEFLKLYGLEQTRRILHMFGADRLIFGTDYPEGNYEEYFTLLDQMDFTNEEMKKIAYKNIESILKISQ, encoded by the coding sequence ATGGATTGGAAAACAATACCTAAAATAGATTCGCACGTGCATGTCTTACCTGAAGAAAGCCGGCAGGGTTTCATAAAAAATCTAGGGGCTGACTGTATATGGGCTAAATCAGAATTAAGCTCCTACCTGCAGGAAATGGAAAGAAATAACATCAGGAGGGCAATATTACAGCCAACCAATGACCCCTACATGTATTTCCCTGCAAGAAAGACCAATGAATATTTGGCGAAAATCTTAGAGGAATATCCAGACAGGTTTTTGGCTTTTGCCGATATCAATTTGGATGGATCCTACATCCTGGACAAAACACCGGCTGAACTTGAATATGCAATCAGGGAATTAGGCTTGCATGGATTGAAAATCCATCCCAGCAACCTGAATATGGATGCTGATGACCTTAGACTCGTTCCTTTGTTGAGAAAGGCAGCTGAATTGAAGATTCCAGTTATCTACCACGGAAACCCTTGTATGACAGGTTTTCATGATAATTGCGCGCCAGATAAAATCAATAAGATGATAAAAGTATTTCCCGATATTCAGTTTATTACTGCGCACATGGGTGGGGTCAAATACCTTGATGCATGGTCAGGATGCACCTGGGTAGACATTTCATTCGTTCTCCCGGAATTTTTGAAACTCTACGGTCTCGAGCAGACGAGGAGAATTCTTCACATGTTTGGGGCTGACCGGCTGATATTTGGAACAGATTATCCTGAAGGTAATTATGAGGAATACTTTACCCTATTGGATCAAATGGATTTTACAAACGAAGAGATGAAAAAGATCGCCTATAAGAATATTGAATCAATTTTGAAAATAAGCCAATGA